TTATCCTATCAACCAAACACAACCGAAAAAATACATCCCCTTTATCTACCCAAAACCCTAGtcaattttcttcttcatttcagCTTCAGCGCCGGCGCCTTCCAATACCACCCCCCCCAAGCGGAGCGGCGCTCAAAGAGTATCAGCAGCTTCAAATAAACCACAAATAAAGTAAGCCCTTAGTGCTCTTCTCCTTTTAATAAACTATTATATGCGTATATAACTACGTATAGTAATGTCTGGCTCTGTTTGCTTTTTTGTGCATGCAGAGCAATGGCGGACAAGGCTGTTACCATAAGAACTCGGAAGTTCATGACCAACAGGCTCCTTTCAAGGAAACAATTCGtgggttattttttatttttttatttcattatgaCAAGTTCTAGCTTTCAttcgtttttttttctctttcttagaTTGCTTTATATTGTTTATTTACTGAGAAATGTAGGAAGAGGTTTGACTGAATGGGGTTTCGgtaaaaacttgatttttttttttgccacaGATCATAGATGTTCTTCATCCTAGAAGACCAAATGTTTCAAAGGTATTTTAATAAGTTATTTCTGTTTTTAAGGTTCGAAGTTTATTTGTGTTTAACTAGCTTAAGTATGAACTGGAACGTAGGCTGAGTTGAAGGAGAAATTGGCTAGGATGTATGAAGTAAAAGACCCAAATTCCATTTTTGTATTCAAGTTCCGTACTCACTTTGGAGGAGGGAAGTCAACTGGTTTTGGGCTTATTTATGACTCAGTTGAGAATGCAAAGAAGTATGAGCCTAAGTATCGCTTGATCAGGGTAAAATCACTGCCTTTTTTCAAAGTTTAAGCATTATCAGTTAGATTAGTGACcatttattattcatttgatGTTCTTTATACTTACTGTGGCATTTGATTTGTCTAGTTGAACAATTACTTGGTATTATTTAGGTCTTCAAAAGTTCAAGTTTATGTATCGCATTTAATTGGAAACACTGCATTTGTTTTAGAACTTTTACGATTTGGTACCCTTAGTTTTAGATTATTCTTTTCAATTCAAAAGATTCAGATTCTTAATAGTTTGATGGATGACATGAACTTACTCCATAAGTGTGGTTCATTCTTTCATATATATCTTAGAATATAAGTAATGTATGCTGGGAAGCAATAATTTGCTTATCATGAATAACTTTGCTAGAGATAAGGCGCCAAGAATTCATGATAGATGGCATGGCATCACTATGCTATTAGATTTTGGTTAGTTTAGCTTATTGCTTGACACTAGTTGTTATCTCATGGATTGATAGTTATACTTTCAGTAAAGTTCGTAGTGTAGAAATAAGTTAAGAGAAGTCATTAAAACAAGCTGAATTTCCTATATCGTTGGGGTCTTTACCTTTGTATAAAGAATGCTCCTTTGTTTCAGACGGGAATGCAATGCATGCAACCTTTCTCTCTTTACCTCCTTTCCCTTCTTGCTTACACAAGTTGAGTGCATGTGCTAATGCACATACACAGTTTGTGCATTGATTCTGAAGTTCTTTTCTTCCAATGATAGAACGGACTTGATACCAAGGTTGAAAAGTCTAGAAAGCAGATGAAGGAAAGGAAAAACAGGGCTAAGAAAGTCAGAGGTATTAAGAAGGTAATTGGGGTGTTTGTTTTTTCAACTGTTCTTTCTTGAATTTATTTTGTCCATTATTTGTGACTTTGCCCACATTGCAGACCAAGGCTGGAGAGGCTGCCAAGAAGAAGTGAGATCCCCATAGATATGAACTAAGTTTCATGCAGCAATACAATCAAGCCCCTACTTATTTACCTCCATTTATATTGTTTGCCATTGAACTTCAAATGTGTAATGCTGAGTTCATTCTTCTTTTGAATATCCATTTGGATTTTTGTATTATGGACCTACTTTACCTGTTCCTATGGAGATTTTAACTTGAAATGAATTTTTGGGGTTGGAAATTGAAATCTGAATCAGTACCATGTTATGTTACCTAATGCTTTGAAATTTGCTTCTACCAATTAttgttcctttctttttctttgaaagaaatattaaaaattaaggtGATGATAGACTTATGTGTATGGtttgctttttgttttttttatcttttgcaAAAGAATTGTTTTTAATTGATAACCAAATGTAAttaagtaatatttttaaaaattgtattggACACTTTAgataatttttcttgaaaatgtTTCATTAATGTTGGTGTTATAGTTCATTAACACAATCTCAATTCTTACACAAATAATTGTTCTAACATAAACACttagtataaatttaaatatgaaattaaaaaaatgaaaaaaattaataaaaatattttttcaaaactagtaaaaattattttttctttcgatgaaaataaatcatatgaatgattaaaaattaaagagTAAAATTAATTTATCCCTTAAAATGGgactttttatttggtttttatcCTCATAAGATAATTTTGGAGGTACAATGTTGTTAATTTggctcttattcttttttttttcagttaaatttgaaattcaactttaaaaaaaagttaaatttaatcataaactTTTAAACATAACAGCTTAAAGGACAATCCACTTGTGTTCCAtgctaatttttttatgattttttttatttttaattttaatttttataaattttgaattatttttttatgtgacatataagacaaatgATATTATGTTAGTATGATAAGCACATGAACTGTTATGCATATTGTCATGCCaacaacattaaaaattaatgCTTTAGTCATAATTTTCATTAGAAAAATTGATTTAACTattttttgaaaggttaatgaCCAATAATTGTCAAActaataaaaagtataaatattgaAACCTAAAATAATAAAGAGTTGGTGAGTTTGAATGTAGAATTACATGTAAAAGAATAATTGATGTTATAATAGTGTATCAAGCAGGCTTATAAACCACGAAGGAGGGAATAATCCCAAGTTTTGCTGTATCAGCCAACCACCCATCACCCTTTGTGGTGTCAGAAGGAGTAAAGCTTCTAGTCTCCATATTATATACACCCACATTTTTGTTTCTCTTCAACGCATACGAACCATTTGGAGCCATTGATGCATATAAAAAGGCTTCGTAGTCATCTATTAAATATATGCAATTTGGTTGACATCCACAAAAAGCAGAAGCCACCACAGATAATGAGCTGTTGTCATCTACAAACAAAGCACAATTTTCTATGCTTTTCATCTCCCTCCATTCCCATCCTTCTGAATCTAACTTCAGATTCCAAATTCCGACTCCTTTTGTGTAATTATAACCCCCATGCCAATGCCACCTATTTATTATTTCAACTAGCAATAGTTCCCCTGTAAGTTACTCCACAAGatattttgtttcaaaattttctagcTCAACCTATGATTTATAggcaaatatttaaaaaatgaccCATCAAcctcattaaaataaataatttcacccTTATGATCAACTGCACAAAAGTGATCTTGGTAGTATATAAGATCATGAAGTACGCCCCAATTATGGTTAACATAAGTCCATTTTTTGTCTTTGCTTGGCTTAGTATATGCTACGTGATGATCGGCACCAAATATGGCCATGACCATGTAATCGTCAGGGTTTGATGTCGGATTACCAGAAAGTACAACCTTGCGAATGTGATCAAAATTACTACATGGTGGATCCAATGGTGGAAGAGTAATATAAGTATTTGGATCACAACCAATTTGTTTCCCGAGGACCAAACACAGTGGGTTGAGTAAACGAACAACTAAATCGTCATCCACGGTGACCAACCATCCGTTGGAAGAGCCGACAAATCGGTCGACAGATGGTACTTGAAATGGCAAGGGAAGAAGCTTGCTGTCTTTGATGCTATATAGGTTCCAAACACCTTGGGCATTGAGAGGGACAATGAGCATGGGGTGCTTTAGGGACAACAAGTAGTTGATGTTCTCCGTCGCAACATTGTGCCACGCCGTGCATGTTGCACCGAATCGGAAATAGTCTGACACTGAAGCCAACCTTTGTAATATCAAATCAACAAGCTCATTTGGTAGTTCTGCCCAATCTATAAGTAACAAAACCAAACATTATTCAAGTTATAAAGTCAgttctttaaaataattaatagtttAAGAATACAATAACTCACCCGAATTCATGCTTATCTACTTTAATGAAAACTACAATAATATATGCTTTCCACTGTAGAAAGAATTTGGTTTTGTGAGATAGCAGATCaagttcttaattatgtgttaatgcatatacatatatataagttgGAAAGAAGCGTAATTAGATCTAAACTTCAAATCTCTATTCAATTAAGATTCGTTGAAACTCAATTCGAATCTACAAACAAGAATAATTAGACCCAAACTCCATTACATTATTAAATTAAGATTCAGTCAAACctaatttgaatttataaaatattatttgaaatccAACGAAAATCCTTATAGAAATCcgatttaattaaaacaaaaccaattAGGATTGAtcttacatatataataaaattaaatataataatattatattatataattgtttaaatttaatttttaataaaaatctaaaatattaaaataaaagtaatatatttttaaaaaataatatagacaAGTTTCAAACAGGTTTGAATTAGAATTTGTGTAAAATTTTAGAATTGAGTTAatatttagttaaataattataattatttattttaataagggCTGATATTATCCTAAACTATAACAAACATGTCTACGTAATCTTGAAAAGAAAATCAACCTCACAAATCAAGTGTCGGTAATAACAAAATTagcaattaatttaaatatttttgagttaCAATCACAGTGGTAATTATAATATGTAtacattattgaaaatttaaatataatatttataataaaaactcgaaaaaattaaagttttaaacatTGAGAAACTGCAGTAATAATTTCTTGTTTAAATTAAATCCACAGCAAGATCTCCCACCCGCTATTTCCACGCGCTTATCCTCACGTTTGGAAGTCACACCCCTCGCTAATCATTCTATTCATGATAGATGACATGGCATCAACATGATattgtattttggttattttggcGTATTGCTTAAGACAATAGCTATTATCTCATGGGTTGATACTTGTACTTTCAGTCGAGTTCGTAGTGTAGAAATAAGTTAAGAGAAGCCATTAAAACAAGCTGAATTTCTTATATCATGGGGATCTTTACCTTTGTATAAAGAATGCTCCGTTGCGTCAGACAGGAATGCAATGCATGCAACCTTTCTCTCTTTACCTCCTTTCCCTTCTTGCTTACACAAGTTGAGTGCATGTGCTAATGCACATGCGCAGTTTGTGCATTGATTCTGAAGTTCTTTTCTTCCAATGATAGAAACGGACTTGATACCAAGGTTGAAAAGTCTAGAAAGCAgatgaaagaaaggaaaaacagcGCTAAGAAAGTCAGAGGTGTTAAGAAGGTAATTGGGGTGTTTGTTTTTTCGACTGTTCTTTCttgaatttattttgtttattatttgtgACTTTGCCCACATTGCAGACCAAGGCTGGAGAGGCTGCCAAGAAGAAGTGAGATCCCCATAGATATGAACCAAGTTTCATGCAGCAATATAAGCAAGGCCTACTTATTTACCTCCATTTATATTGTTTGCCATTGAACTTCAAATGTGTAATGCTGAGTTCATTCTTCTTTTGAATATCCATTTGGATTTTTATATTATGGACCTACTTTACCTGTTCCTATGAAGATTTTAACTTGAAATGAATTTTTGGGGTTGGAAATTGATATCTGAGTCAGTACCATGTTATGTCACCTAAGAAATTTGGATTTACCAATTATTggtcctttctttttctttgaaagaaatattaaaaattaaggtGATGTTAGAATTATGTgtatgggtttttttttattttattttatcttttttaaaagaATTGTTTTTAATTGATAACTAACTgtaattaagtaatttttttttaaaatgtactGGAGACtttataaaagatattttttcttgaaaatgTTCATTAATGTTGGTGTTATAGTGCATTAACACAATCTCAATTCTTGCATAAATAATTGTTCTAACAtaaaaaatttagtataaatttaaatatgaaattttaaaaaataaaaaaatttctttttcaaaataaaaaatattttttctttggaTGAAAATAAATCGtatgaataattaaaattaaagagtaaaattaatttatcacttaaaatggggctttttatttggtttttttttaatgttgaaaggagaattttggaatattaatttaGACATAATGTCAAAGTTAACCTTTAATGTTTacgtttttttttgtcaatttgacttTTACtcaagttaaatttgacatttaactttaaaaaaaaaattaaatctaactattaacttttttaaaaagaaaaataatatttttaatgagaatactaactaaaatgttaaagttttaaaCATAATAGCTTACATAACAATCCACTTGTACTCCATGTTAATTTttgtatgaattttttaattttatttttgattaattttgattttaatttttataaattttgaattattttttgatGTGTATGTTAGTATGATACGGACGTTGTCATgccaataacattaaaaattaatgcTTTAGTCGTTACTTTggttagaaaaaataatttaattatttttcaaaaggttaagggttaattttagcttaaaaaagaataattatcaaattaataaaaaaaatataactattGAAACCTAAAATAATAAAGAGTTGGTGAGTTTGAATTTAGCATTACATGTAAAAGAATAATAGATGCTATAATAGTGTATCAAGCAGGCTTATAAGCTACGAAGGAGGGAACAATCCCAAGTTTTGTTGTATCAGCCAACAACACATCATCCTTGGTGGTGTCATAAGGAGTAAAGCTTCTAGTCTCCATATTATATACACCCATATTTTTGGTACTCTTCAACGCACACGAACCATTTGGAGTCATTGATGCATATAAAAAGGCCTCGTAATCATCTATTACATATATGCAATTTGGTTGACATCCATAAAAATCAGATGCCACCACAGATAATGAGCTGTTGTCACCCACAAACAAAGCACAGTTTTCGATACTTTTCATCTCCCTCCATTCCCATCTTTCTGAATCTAACTTTAGATTCCAAACTCCGACTCCTTTAGTGTAATTATATCCCCCAtgccaatgccacatctttaTCATTTCAACCAACAATATTTCCCCTATAGGTGACTCCACAAGatattttgtttcaaaattttctaactcaACCCTATGATTTATAggcaaatatttaaaaaatgacccatcaaactcattaaaataaataacttcaCCCTTATGATCAACTGCACAAAAGTGATATTGGTAGTATATAAGATCATGAAGCACGCCCCAATTATGGTTAATGTAAGTCCATTTTTTGTCTTTGCTTGGTTTAATATATGCTACGTGATGATCGGCACCAAATATAGCCATGATCATGTAATCGTCGGGGCTTGATATCGGATTAGTAGAAAGTACAACCTTGCGAATGTGATCAAAATTATTGTATGGTGGATCCAACGGTGGAAGAGTAATGTAAGTATTTGGATCACAACCAATTTGTTTCTCGGGGACCAAACACAATGGGTTGAGTAAACGAACAACTAAATCATCGTCCACGGTGACCAACCATCCGTTGGAAGAGTCGACAATTTGGTCGACATTTGGTACTTGAAATGGCAAGGGAAGAAGCTTGTTGTCTTTGATGCTATATAGGTTCCAAACATCTTGGGCATTGAGAGGGACAATGAGCATGGGGTGCTTTAGGGACAACAAGTAGTTTATGTTCTCTGTCGCAACATCGTGCCACGCCGTGCATGTTGCACCAAATCGGAAATAGTCCGACACCGAAGCCAACCTTTGTAATATCAAATCAACAAGCTCATTAGGTAGTCCTGCCCAATCTGTAAGTAACAAAACCAAacattattcaaattataaagtcgctttttttaaaaaaattaatagtttaataatacAATAATTCACCTGAATTCATGCTTATCTACTTTAATGAAAACTACGATAATATATGCTTTCCGCCGTAGAGAGAATTCAGTTTTGTGAGATAGTAGCTcaagtttttaattatgtgttaatacatatgcatatatatatatatatatatatatataaaagttggAAAAAAGCGTAATTAGATCCAAACATCAAATCTTTGATCAATCAGGATTCACTGAAACCCAATTCAAATTTATAAACAAGAGTAATTAGACCCAAACTCCATTACATTATTGAATTAGGATTCACTGAAacctaatttaaatttataaaatattatctgAAATCCAACAAAAATCCTTACACAAATTTGATTTCATTAGAACAAAATCGATTAAGATTGATATcacatatttaataaaattaaatataataatataatattacataattgtttaaatttaatttttaataaaagtctaaaatattaaactaaaagtaatatatattttaaaaataatatagataaaTTCAAAACATGTTTGAATTagtcatttataaatataaaataatttatgtaatatttatttaaatgattataattatttattttaataagagCTGATATTATCCTAAACTATAACCAACATGTCTATGtaatcttgaaaaaaaaatcaacctcAAAAATCAAGTGTcggtaataataaaattaacaattaatttaaatatttttgagttaCAATCTCAAtggtaattataatatatataaattattgaaaatttaaatataatatttataataaaactcgaaaaaattaaaagttttaaacaTAGAGAAAGTGCAGTAATCATTTTTTGTTTTAACTTAAATCCACAGCAAGATCTCCCACCCGCTATTTCCACGCGCTTATCCTCACGTTCGGAAGTCACACCCCTCGCTAATCATTCTATTTAATTTTCAagaattaaaaaagtaaaaaagccGCTTAGAAAAAAAAGCGAGTCAAACGGTAAAAACAACCACCAAGGAACCAGGGCTAATGAGAGATTGCCACGTAAACAAGCGACAGTGAAAATCGTGGGCCAGGCCTGACGTGCAAGAtccaaacggtgtcgtttcatcCTGCTTCCGGCTTTGTAACAGCAAGATTTGGAGGGAAAAACGATAACGACAGATTAATTAATCAATCAACCAAAAGGAAATgcgaagaaataaataaataaaaactaatattaattaattaattaatttcacaaatcaaaattgctttgctttgtttttgtttttgttttttttttcaattttatatataCAACGCCGAAATTCCTATTCTCTCCTTCTCTCTCTTCCTCTtcgtttctctctctttttctcctgTCGCTTTTTCGCCGGAAAATTGCGTCAGCGATCGCTGGTGAATTGCCGTCATTAAAAGAAAGCGTTTTTTATCTACAGCAAGGTATCATTTTCGTTCCAAGCTATTATCTCGTTTAAAAAATCtgaaatttgtttctttttttaaaattcattttggtTTTCTGTTTCTTTGTTCTGGGAATTCTTTATAGATCTGGCTGATGGGAGGGATTTAGTTTTGTTATGTTGTTTTTATGGATATTGTTTTGAATTTGTGGGAAAGGATAGGAATTTAGGGttctgtttttattttgatggaaGAGCGGATGAGATCTGGTGAGCATTCTGGGATTATGGTAAAGAATAGGAGCCAATCAGGATGTTTGATTGTAAGGAAGAAAGGTGATGGTTTGGGTGGGGGCGGCTCTGTGGGGATCAGAAAGGTTTATGAAtctaaaaaagagaagaagaggcCTAGGATGATTATGAGTGATTCGGGTTCTAGTGATGAACTAGTGATGCCACCTCGAAGGAGGGCTGGGCCGAAATCTCCTCAATTTTGGAATGGTTCAGCTGTTTATGAAGAAAGTGAAATTGGTGGGAAGAGGAATAGAGAGGAGAAAATAAGGCTTAGTGAGGATGGTTTTATTGAGAGGAATGGGGAGGATTTGAGTGAGAGTGAGAGTGAGAGTAAGAGGAATAGATTAGATGTGTTTGACTTTGATGAGTATGACAGACTTGAAGAGGAGATGATTATGAGGAGGAACCGATTTAATTATGGTGTAGAAGAGATTGGAGATAGGAGATTGTTTGGTTCAATGCCTGCAGTTGCTCGTAGGAGTATTGAGAGAGAATGTGAGAGTGGTCCGAGCAATAATGCCTTTcttgagaagaagaagaagaagaagaagaagaagaagaaaaatgatttGTACTTTGATAAGAGTGATGGAATGAGCTGGGGTGATCATGATGATATTAGGAACAAGTTTAGGAAGGATAGGGATGGTGGTCGGCTGCATTACCCCTTGTTGAGGGAGAGGTATATGGCTGATTCAGATGAAGCTATCAGGCTTCAAGGAAAAAATGGTGTTTTGAAGGTAATTGTGAACAAGAAAAAGAAGGTGGGTGAACCTCTGAAGAATGTTGATCGCTTGGACGCTGAGGAAGCCCGCAGTGATTCAAGGATTGATGATACAGTTAGGATGAACTTGCATGTTCATCCGCCCTTGTACTCTGAGACGAAAGTTCTTGAGGAACCCGTTTCACTTGctaggaaagagaaaaagaaaatgaatttacTAAAGACACCGGCAACTGGGAAGAATAAGGTTTCTGAATGGGATTCAGATGATAGCAATACATCTCTGCAGCTAGGATCAAAGAACATGGAAGCTTCTAACTCAAAAAAGAGGGTAAGTAGCAAAGAGGAAAAAACACAAATAGAGTCGCTTCTGCCTACCAGAAACAAAGAAGGAAAAATTAGGCGAGGATGTGGCACAGAGAAACAGAAATTACGTGAACGAATAAGGGGGATGCTCCAGGAAGCAGGCTGGACAATAGATTATAGACCAAGGAGAAACAGGGACTACTTGGATGCGGTGTACATCAATCCTGCTGGAACTGCCTACTGGTCCATCATCAAGGCATATGATGCACTTCTAAAGCAGCTAGATGAGGAAGACGAGGGCAAACCTGGTGGAGATAGTTCTGCATTTACCCCATTATCAGATGAAGTACTCAACCAATTAACCAGGAAAACACGAAAGAAGATGGAAAGGGAAATGAAAAAGAAGCAAAGATATGACAGTGAGAGTGAGAATGCACAAGAAGCTGTTGCTCGGAAATCTTCAAGTACCAGGCATGAAGATGAGAGTATGGATAGCGCGATTCATGAAGAGAAACTAAGTTCCTTCTTTAAGCCTGGTAAGTCATCCAAAAATGGTGCCTTAAGCGCAAACACAAAAGGTCAAAGTTCTCTTCATGTGCCTGATAGCTATGAAAACCCATCCTCTACATCCAATTCTCATCTTATTCGTGGAAGAAA
This window of the Gossypium hirsutum isolate 1008001.06 chromosome A09, Gossypium_hirsutum_v2.1, whole genome shotgun sequence genome carries:
- the LOC121206341 gene encoding 40S ribosomal protein S24-1, which encodes MADKAVTIRTRKFMTNRLLSRKQFIIDVLHPRRPNVSKAELKEKLARMYEVKDPNSIFVFKFRTHFGGGKSTGFGLIYDSVENAKKYEPKYRLIRNGLDTKVEKSRKQMKERKNRAKKVRGIKKTKAGEAAKKK
- the LOC107928487 gene encoding uncharacterized protein; this translates as MNSDWAELPNELVDLILQRLASVSDYFRFGATCTAWHNVATENINYLLSLKHPMLIVPLNAQGVWNLYSIKDSKLLPLPFQVPSVDRFVGSSNGWLVTVDDDLVVRLLNPLCLVLGKQIGCDPNTYITLPPLDPPCSNFDHIRKVVLSGNPTSNPDDYMVMAIFGADHHVAYTKPSKDKKWTYVNHNWGVLHDLIYYQDHFCAVDHKGEIIYFNEVDGWHWHGGYNYTKGVGIWNLKLDSEGWEWREMKSIENCALFVDDNSSLSVVASAFCGCQPNCIYLIDDYEAFLYASMAPNGSYALKRNKNVGVYNMETRSFTPSDTTKGDGWLADTAKLGIIPSFVVYKPA
- the LOC107928485 gene encoding probable F-box protein At1g65740 encodes the protein MNSDWAGLPNELVDLILQRLASVSDYFRFGATCTAWHDVATENINYLLSLKHPMLIVPLNAQDVWNLYSIKDNKLLPLPFQVPNVDQIVDSSNGWLVTVDDDLVVRLLNPLCLVPEKQIGCDPNTYITLPPLDPPYNNFDHIRKVVLSTNPISSPDDYMIMAIFGADHHVAYIKPSKDKKWTYINHNWGVLHDLIYYQYHFCAVDHKGEILLVEMIKMWHWHGGYNYTKGVGVWNLKLDSERWEWREMKSIENCALFVGDNSSLSVVASDFYGCQPNCIYVIDDYEAFLYASMTPNGSCALKSTKNMGVYNMETRSFTPYDTTKDDVLLADTTKLGIVPSFVAYKPA